One window from the genome of Anaerolineae bacterium encodes:
- the mtaB gene encoding tRNA (N(6)-L-threonylcarbamoyladenosine(37)-C(2))-methylthiotransferase MtaB yields the protein MTKVYLESLGCKLNQSELERMARQLQDAGHLVVDSPAEADVCVLNSCAVTHIAARKTRQALRGMRRANPRARLAVVGCYAQLWPAELAAIEGVEVIGHAAAKEDIVAALGLPAEPTRPARPPARRRTRAFVKVQDGCNNRCTYCVVRLARGPERSRPLEDILQEVRALAGEGVQEIVLTGVHVGAYGRDLGLSLVDLVRGILNEVDIARLRLSSIEPWHLEERFFDLWRDPRLCRHLHLPLQSGCDATLRHMGRRYSTAEFARLVEMARERIPDVAITTDVMVGFPGETDEEFAQSLAFVERMGFARIHVFRYSPRPGTPAASFPGQVPADVSAARSDAVIAVGEASSQAFRRRFLGRVMSVLWENRDPENGLWSGLTDNYIRVWMASDEDLHNRLLDVELVELCGEGMLGRPAADSTDAPASPASTPPSNRN from the coding sequence ATGACCAAGGTATATCTGGAAAGCCTCGGGTGCAAATTGAACCAGAGCGAGCTGGAGCGCATGGCGCGCCAGTTGCAGGACGCCGGCCATCTGGTGGTAGACAGCCCCGCCGAGGCCGATGTCTGCGTGCTGAACAGCTGCGCGGTCACGCATATCGCGGCCCGCAAGACACGTCAGGCACTGCGGGGCATGCGCCGCGCCAACCCGCGCGCCCGCCTGGCGGTGGTGGGATGTTATGCCCAGTTGTGGCCGGCGGAGCTGGCGGCCATCGAGGGCGTCGAGGTCATCGGGCATGCGGCCGCCAAGGAGGACATCGTCGCCGCGTTGGGACTGCCGGCAGAGCCCACCCGGCCGGCCCGCCCGCCGGCGCGCCGGCGCACGCGCGCCTTCGTGAAAGTGCAGGATGGCTGTAACAACCGCTGTACGTACTGCGTGGTGCGGCTGGCGCGCGGCCCGGAGCGCAGTCGGCCCCTGGAAGATATCCTGCAGGAGGTGCGCGCCCTGGCCGGCGAGGGGGTGCAGGAGATTGTCCTCACCGGCGTGCACGTGGGCGCATATGGGCGCGACTTAGGGCTGAGCCTGGTGGACCTGGTGCGCGGCATTCTGAACGAGGTGGATATCGCCCGCCTGCGCCTCTCTTCTATCGAGCCGTGGCATCTGGAGGAGCGTTTCTTCGACCTGTGGCGGGACCCACGGCTGTGCCGGCATCTGCATCTGCCCCTGCAGTCCGGCTGTGATGCCACCCTGCGGCACATGGGCCGGCGCTACAGCACTGCCGAATTCGCCCGCCTGGTAGAGATGGCGCGGGAGCGCATCCCGGACGTGGCTATCACCACGGACGTCATGGTCGGCTTCCCCGGCGAGACGGACGAGGAATTCGCCCAGAGCCTGGCGTTCGTGGAACGCATGGGGTTCGCCCGCATCCACGTGTTCCGCTATTCGCCGCGGCCGGGCACGCCGGCGGCTTCGTTCCCCGGGCAGGTGCCGGCGGATGTCAGCGCGGCGCGCAGTGACGCCGTGATCGCCGTCGGGGAAGCATCGTCCCAAGCCTTCCGCCGGCGTTTCCTTGGCCGGGTCATGTCCGTGCTGTGGGAGAACCGCGACCCGGAGAACGGCCTGTGGAGCGGCCTGACCGACAACTATATCCGCGTCTGGATGGCCAGCGACGAAGACCTGCACAACCGTCTGCTGGACGTGGAGTTAGTGGAGCTGTGCGGAGAGGGGATGCTGGGCCGGCCGGCGGCCGATTCAACCGACGCTCCAGCTTCCCCAGCCTCAACACCTCCATCAAATCGCAATTGA
- a CDS encoding YjbQ family protein — MKSHTEYLWFHTRQRREYINITPQVERIVAESGVQEGLVLVSAMHITAGVYVNDAESGLIRDIDEWLERLAPYRPDYRHHQTGEDNGDAHLKSLLIHHEVILPITNGRLDLGPWQQVYYAEFDGQRRKRVVVKVIGE, encoded by the coding sequence GTGAAATCCCATACCGAGTATCTCTGGTTCCACACCCGCCAGCGCCGAGAATACATCAACATCACGCCGCAGGTGGAACGCATCGTGGCGGAGAGCGGTGTGCAGGAGGGGCTGGTGCTGGTCTCGGCGATGCACATTACCGCCGGCGTCTACGTCAATGACGCCGAGAGCGGCCTCATCCGCGACATTGATGAATGGCTGGAGAGGCTGGCGCCTTACCGCCCCGACTACCGCCACCACCAGACCGGCGAGGACAACGGCGACGCCCACCTCAAGAGCCTGCTCATCCACCACGAGGTCATCCTGCCCATCACCAACGGCCGGCTGGACCTGGGTCCCTGGCAGCAGGTGTATTACGCCGAGTTCGACGGCCAGCGCCGCAAACGGGTGGTGGTCAAGGTCATCGGCGAGTAG
- a CDS encoding P1 family peptidase, which produces MARSAPFGITAVPGIEVGHATDLVGITGCTVVLCRAGAVGGVDVRGSAPGTRETDLLRAENLVEKVHAVVLTGGSAFGLDAACGVMRYLEEQGIGYETGVARVPIVPAAVLYDLAIGDPKARPDAAMGYAAAQAASSDETREGNVGAGAGATVGKLFGMGRAMKGGLGLGLARAGGILVGAIVAVNPLGDVVDPDTGEVIAGLRSPSGDRLASSMEAMKGLTGRVAMGFAGNTVIGVVATNAALTKAQANKVAQMAQDGVARSVRPAHTMFDGDTIFALSAGRKRAPVTLVGALAAEAVAQAIVRGVLAAEGLGGLPAASDLGQGATRR; this is translated from the coding sequence ATGGCCAGATCGGCGCCCTTTGGCATTACGGCGGTGCCGGGCATCGAGGTGGGACATGCCACGGACCTGGTGGGCATCACCGGCTGTACCGTGGTGCTGTGCCGCGCCGGCGCCGTGGGAGGGGTGGACGTGCGGGGTTCCGCCCCCGGCACCCGCGAGACCGATTTACTGCGCGCCGAGAATCTGGTGGAGAAGGTGCATGCGGTGGTCCTGACCGGCGGCAGTGCCTTCGGCTTGGACGCCGCCTGTGGGGTGATGCGCTATCTGGAGGAGCAGGGCATCGGGTATGAGACGGGGGTAGCGCGGGTGCCCATTGTGCCGGCGGCTGTGCTCTATGACCTGGCCATCGGCGACCCGAAGGCGCGCCCCGACGCGGCCATGGGCTATGCCGCGGCGCAGGCCGCCTCCTCGGACGAAACACGCGAGGGGAATGTCGGCGCCGGCGCCGGCGCCACGGTCGGCAAGCTGTTCGGCATGGGGCGCGCCATGAAGGGGGGCTTAGGGCTGGGGTTGGCCCGCGCCGGCGGCATCCTGGTGGGCGCCATCGTGGCCGTGAACCCGCTGGGAGATGTGGTGGACCCGGACACGGGAGAGGTCATCGCCGGCCTGCGCTCCCCCTCGGGCGATAGGCTGGCCAGCTCCATGGAGGCCATGAAGGGGCTGACCGGTCGGGTGGCCATGGGCTTCGCCGGCAACACCGTCATCGGCGTCGTGGCGACCAATGCCGCCCTGACCAAGGCGCAGGCCAATAAGGTCGCCCAGATGGCCCAGGACGGTGTTGCCCGGAGCGTACGGCCGGCGCACACCATGTTCGACGGGGACACGATCTTCGCCCTTTCCGCCGGCCGGAAAAGGGCGCCGGTCACCCTGGTAGGAGCGTTGGCGGCGGAGGCCGTGGCGCAGGCGATCGTGCGCGGGGTGCTCGCCGCCGAAGGGCTGGGGGGCCTGCCGGCGGCGAGCGACCTGGGGCAGGGCGCTACTCGCCGATGA